A single region of the Raphanus sativus cultivar WK10039 chromosome 1, ASM80110v3, whole genome shotgun sequence genome encodes:
- the LOC108841654 gene encoding uncharacterized protein LOC108841654, giving the protein MVQLVSGEQDIEAGLAHATQESTSDTTVSGVRSEPVNFGVSEKTEDDDDLNYPLMGTETSSQSLHLSGGKSNDIVKKVKKSRKASKPPRPPKGPSFTANDHKVMKEIAELAMRKRARIERMKNSLRRIKAAKSSSSSSSPYSCFSIFSVVVSFLFFAFLLFQGLFAGNMTMSSDNSPAPIGSPNNNQLISVQFYNDFAPVEQTDPSPITSYRYARKRVSGAEED; this is encoded by the exons ATGGTTCAATTGGTTTCAGGAGAACAAGACATCGAAGCTGGATTAGCTCATGCCACCCAAGAATCCACATCAGATACTACTGTTAGTGGGGTCCGGAGCGAACCGGTGAACTTCGGTGTGTCTGAAAAGactgaggatgatgatgatctaaACTATCCCCTGATGGGAACAGAAACAAGCAGCCAGAGTTTACATCTTTCTGGTGGAAAAAGCAATGATATTGTTAAAAAAGTTAAGAAGTCGAGAAAGGCTTCGAAGCCGCCTAGACCTCCAAAAGGCCCTTCTTTCACTGCTAATGACCATAAGGTGATGAAGGAAATTGCGGAGCTCGCCATGAGAAAGCGTGCCAGGATTGAGAGGATGAAAAATTCACTTAGAAGAATCAAAGCAGCcaagtcttcttcttcatcatcatccccTTATTCATGCTTTAGCATCTTCTCAGTTGTAGTTTCGTTTCTGTTCTTCGCCTTTCTActctttcaag GATTGTTTGCAGGCAATATGACTATGAGTTCAGACAACTCACCTGCGCCAATTGGTTCACCTAACAACAACCAACTGATCTCAGTTCAGTTCTACAATGATTTTGCTCCCGTTGAGCAAACCGATCCCAGCCCTATCACCTCGTACAG ATACGCGAGGAAGCGAGTTTCGGGTGCAGAAGAAGACTAG